One Lycium barbarum isolate Lr01 chromosome 5, ASM1917538v2, whole genome shotgun sequence genomic window carries:
- the LOC132641615 gene encoding putative 1-phosphatidylinositol-3-phosphate 5-kinase FAB1C isoform X2, translating into MGVPDSSVLDLIEKVRTWISWGKSDRTDMDVNSCKNCYECKMKFTDSCLKFHCLSCNRVFCRDCGVHIFGSSDVFDIKSCKFCSDQSNCNKSSRKFCDKIYPSESPRESPEPPSPNFSSDLFDGDSTHDASKGSFTAFSSHPSLVSLRHSPTRSDDDGGGDCTNQPYSPSTDYCHDTSDIESSSVSTRHKFYHLGSFGSSPSNSPSRICFTSNRVGHSVQDQQETPRSQNDEDSETADDRVDKLVCRDHFEKQQKPLDFENNGPIWFPPPPDDEDAEAQNNFFTYDDEDDEIGETGATFSSGSLSSIFPAKEKQQSDPLQAVVQGHFRALVLQLLQGENIHSGKESTADDWIDIVTSLAWQAANYVKPDTSKGGSMDPVDYVKVKCIASGSRSESTLVKGVVCTKNIKHKRMTSQYKNARLLVLGGALEYQRAANQLASFDTLLQQEREHLKVIVSRIEAHHPNVLLVEKSVSSYAQDLLLAKEISLVLNVKGPLLERIARCTGALITPSVDNIATTRLGHCELFHLEKVSEEHEHANQSNKKPAKTLMFFNGCPRRLGCTVLLRGSCREELKKLKKVVQYAVFAAYHLSLETSFLADEGASLPKVSPAPSIADFENLPLFLEQDTGPVGSVEIEEQTNEGSLETSGQEESQPRELGELTKLERSDETEASNEFYSAADSRQSILVSFSSRCVLNGTVCVRSRLLRIKFYGSFDKPLGRYLQDDLFGQISSCQSCKEPAEAHVICYTHQQANLTINVRRLSSVNSLPGERDKKIWMWHRCLKCAQIEGVPPATRRVIMSDAAWGLSFGKFLELSFSNHATANRVASCGHSLQRDCLRYYGCGSMVAFFRYSPIDILSVRLPPLTLEFSGYTEQEWLKKEAAELLCKAKALYAEISSAFRRIEEKSSSLECELSDTTQLHDCIIELKDLLMKEKDDYHDFLQPDDEETFDRGQAAMDILELNRLRHSLVIASHVWDRRLLSVKSFLQKSSGSEDCGSCNELIDWRRDMFLNNDTLEHVYEESVPEFSDLDEYPEKALQSEQEGTRVSRESSMLTSSESESMQEIQMEGENAVIARTSLERAPSAASVLSDQIDFAWSGTDRSPKKAQLLLMLQGDGSEAAPFRQPSQLDLPPFRRITTPARVHSFDSAMRLQDRIKKGLPPSSLHLSSIRSFHASGDYRNMIRDPVSSVQRTYSQMSPSEAHKFNLLMGSSPSFISYASLIPDGARLMVPQNSHRDVVLAVYDSEPTSIISYALCSKVYNDWVEPGWNTSDINKEAGVGPTLSAWQSFGSLDMDYMHYGSCGSEDASSTITSLFTDSKSSPHLRISFDDESSSSGGKVKFSVTCYFAKQFDALRRKCCPDELDFVRSLSRCKRWSAQGGKSNVYFAKSLDERFIIKQVQKTELDSFEEFAPEYFKYLTDSINSRSPTCLAKILGIFQVGLPSLVFSYVSS; encoded by the exons ATGGGAGTACCTGATAGTTCAGTACTGGATTTGATAGAGAAAGTTAGGACTTGGATATCGTGGGGTAAAAGTGATCGAACCGATATGGATGTTAACAGTTGCAAAAACTGTTATGAATGCAAGATGAAGTTTACTGATTCTTGCCTCAAGTTCCATTGCCTAAGTTGCAATCGAGTATTCTGCAGGGATTGTGGTGTGCACATTTTTGGATCTTCGGATGTTTTTGATATCAAGAGTTGCAAATTTTGTTCTGACCAAAGCAATTGTAATAAAAGTTCAAGGAAGTTTTGTGACAAAATTTATCCTTCTGAATCTCCGAGGGAAAGTCCAGAACCGCCGTCACCAAATTTCAGTAGTGACTTATTTGATGGTGATTCTACCCATGATGCTAGTAAGGGTAGTTTTACAGCCTTTTCAAGTCATCCATCTCTGGTGTCTCTGCGTCACTCGCCAACCAG GAGTGATGATGATGGAGGAGGGGACTGCACGAATCAACCTTATAGCCCATCAACTGATTATTGTCATGATACTTCTGATATAGAATCAAGTAGTGTTAGTACTAGACATAAATTTTACCATCTTGGATCATTTGGATCTAGTCCTTCAAACAGCCCCTCTAGGATTTGTTTTACTTCCAATAGAGTTGGGCATTCTGTACAGGACCAACAAGAGACTCCAAGGTCTCAGAATGATGAGGATTCAGAGACTGCTGATGACCGTGTTGACAAATTGGTTTGCCGAGACCATTTTGAGAAGCAGCAAAAGCCATTGGATTTTGAAAACAACGGTCCTATATGGTTTCCTCCTCCACCTGATGATGAAGATGCCGAGGCACAAAATAATTTCTTCACATATGATGACGAGGATGATGAAATTGGAGAGACAGGCGCAACGTTCTCAAGTGGGAGCCTTTCCAGCATTTTCCCTGCAAAGGAGAAACAACAATCAGATCCATTACAAGCTGTTGTACAGGGTCATTTCAGGGCTCTTGTCTTGCAGCTATTGCAAGGTGAAAATATACATTCCGGGAAAGAAAGCACTGCTGATGACTGGATTGACATAGTCACATCACTAGCATGGCAAGCTGCGAATTATGTGAAGCCTGATACTAGTAAAGGAGGAAGCATGGATCCAGTTGATTATGTGAAGGTTAAGTGCATAGCTTCAGGAAGCCGAAGTGAAAG CACCCTCGTTAAAGGAGTAGTTTGTACTAAGAATATCAAACACAAGCGAATGACTTCACAGTACAAAAATGCCCGATTGCTCGTCTTAGGAGGAGCACTTGAGTACCAAAGAGCTGCCAATCAGTTGGCATCTTTTGACACCTTATTGCAACAG GAAAGGGAGCACCTGAAGGTGATCGTTTCAAGAATAGAGGCCCATCATCCTAATGTGCTACTTGTGGAGAAAAGTGTGTCTTCATATGCTCAGGATCTTCTATTGGCAAAAGAGATCTCGTTGGTGTTAAATGTTAAGGGCCCACTGCTAGAGCGAATAGCCAGGTGTACTGGTGCTCTTATAACCCCATCCGTTGATAACATAGCCACAACAAGATTGGGACATTGTGAACTTTTTCACTTAGAAAAGGTCTCTGAAGAGCATGAACATGCCAACCAATCGAACAAGAAGCCAGCAAAAACTCTAATGTTTTTTAATGGTTGTCCCAGGCGCTTAGGTTGCACG GTCTTGCTGAGGGGCTCATGTCGTGAAGAGCTGAAGAAGCTGAAGAAGGTTGTTCAGTACGCTGTATTTGCTGCATATCATCTGTCTCTTGAGACATCGTTCCTTGCTGATGAGGGTGCTAGTCTACCTAAAGTGTCCCCAGCACCATCAATTGCAGATTTTGAAAATCTACCACTTTTTCTGGAACAAGATACAGGACCTGTTGGTTCTGTTGAAATTGAAGAACAAACTAATGAAGGATCGCTAGAAACTTCAGGTCAAGAAGAGAGTCAACCGAGAGAACTAGGAGAGCTGACAAAGCTTGAAAGGTCAGATGAAACCGAAGCCTCCAATGAATTTTATTCAGCTGCTGACAGTCGTCAGAGCATATTGGTGTCCTTCTCTAGTCGATGTGTTCTGAATGGAACAGTGTGTGTACGTTCTCGGCTCCTTCGCATCAAGTTTTATGGTTCTTTCGATAAGCCACTTGGGCGATATCTTCAGGATGATCTTTTTGGTCAG ATATCTTCCTGTCAATCGTGCAAGGAGCCAGCTGAGGCTCATGTCATCTGTTATACACACCAGCAGGCGAATCTTACCATAAACGTTAGACGTCTTTCCTCGGTGAATTCGCTTCCTGGCGAACGGGACAAAAAGATTTGGATGTGGCATCGATGCCTTAAGTGTGCACAAATAGAGGGAGTTCCACCAGCTACTCGCAGAGTAATAATGTCAGATGCCGCTTGGGGACTCTCGTTCGGGAAGTTCTTGGAACTCAGTTTTTCAAATCATGCAACAGCTAACCGTGTTGCTAGCTGTGGTCATTCTCTCCAAAGAGACTGCCTCCGATATTATGG GTGTGGAAGTATGGTAGCGTTCTTCCGCTATTCTCCTATTGATATTCTGTCAGTTCGTCTGCCCCCATTAACTCTCGAGTTTAGTGGCTACACAGAACAGGAGTGGTTAAAAAAAGAAGCTGCCGAG TTACTGTGTAAAGCCAAAGCCTTGTACGCAGAGATATCAAGTGCCTTTCGCAGGATTGAAGAGAAAAGTTCCTCTTTAGAATGTGAACTATCCGATACAACTCAATTGCATGACTGCATCATTGAGTTAAAGGACCTGCTTATGAAGGAAAAGGATGATTACCAT GACTTTCTTCAACCGGATGATGAAGAAACTTTCGACCGAGGGCAGGCAGCAATGGACATTCTTGAGCTAAATCGCTTGAGGCATTCCCTCGTGATTGCTTCGCATGTTTGGGATCGTCGGCTTTTGTCAGTGAAGTCCTTCCTCCAAAAGAGTTCCGGTTCAGAAGATTGTGGATCTTGTAATGAGCTGATAGATTGGAGAAGGGACATGTTTCTAAATAACGACACTCTTGAACATGTTTATGAAGAGTCTGTGCCTGAGTTCTCCGACTTAGATGAATATCCCGAGAAAGCTTTGCAGTCTGAACAGGAGGGAACTCGCGTATCCCGAGAAAGCTCCATGTTAACCTCATCTGAGAGTGAGAGCATGCAGGAAATTCAGATGGAAGGAGAGAATGCAGTTATTGCTAGAACATCCTTGGAGCGAGCTCCTTCAGCTGCATCGGTCCTTTCTGATCAGATAGATTTTGCTTGGTCCGGCACTGACCGATCCCCCAAAAAAGCTCAGTTACTTCTTATGCTACAAGGAGATGGATCTGAAGCTGCTCCTTTCag ACAACCAAGTCAACTTGATTTGCCTCCTTTTAGAAGAATAACGACACCTGCAAGAGTTCACTCGTTCGACTCTGCTATGAGACTTCAAGACAGAATCAAGAAAGGGTTGCCGCCTTCTTCGTTGCATTTATCATCAATTAGGTCTTTTCATGCTTCTGGAGACTACAGGAATATGATCAGAGACCCTGTTTCCAGTGTTCAGAGAACTTATTCTCAGATGTCACCTAGTGAGGCTCATAAGTTTAATCTACTAATGGGTTCTTCGCCCTCGTTTATTTCTTATGCATCTCTTATACCCGACGGAGCTCGGTTGATGGTGCCACAAAATAGTCACAGAGATGTTGTCCTAGCTGTTTATGACAGTGAACCTACTAGCATTATATCTTATGCACTTTGTTCAAAAGTGTATAATGACTGGGTGGAGCCGGGTTGGAACACAAGTGACATCAACAAGGAGGCTGGAGTGGGTCCTACCCTTTCGGCATGGCAATCTTTTGGCTCTCTAGACATGGATTATATGCATTACGGGAGCTGTGGTTCAGAAGATGCTTCGAGTACAATTACGTCCCTTTTTACAGATTCAAAAAGTTCTCCTCACCTAAGGATCTCTTTTGATGACGAATCTTCGAGTAGTGGGGGAAAGGTGAAATTTTCAGTAACTTGTTACTTTGCAAAGCAGTTTGATGCTCTTAGGAGGAAGTGTTGTCCTGATGAACTGGATTTTGTACGTTCCTTAAGCCGTTGTAAAAGATGGAGTGCTCAAGGGGGAAAGAGCAATGTCTACTTTGCCAAGTCGTTGGATGAAAGATTCATAATAAAACAAGTTCAGAAAACTGAGTTGGACTCTTTCGAAGAATTTGCACCGGAGTACTTCAAATATTTAACCGATTCTATTAACTCACGGAGTCCGACTTGCCTTGCAAAAATTCTTGGAATATTCCAGGTTGGACTTCCTTCTCTTGTTTTCTCCTATGTTTCTTCCTAG
- the LOC132641615 gene encoding putative 1-phosphatidylinositol-3-phosphate 5-kinase FAB1C isoform X1 produces the protein MGVPDSSVLDLIEKVRTWISWGKSDRTDMDVNSCKNCYECKMKFTDSCLKFHCLSCNRVFCRDCGVHIFGSSDVFDIKSCKFCSDQSNCNKSSRKFCDKIYPSESPRESPEPPSPNFSSDLFDGDSTHDASKGSFTAFSSHPSLVSLRHSPTRSDDDGGGDCTNQPYSPSTDYCHDTSDIESSSVSTRHKFYHLGSFGSSPSNSPSRICFTSNRVGHSVQDQQETPRSQNDEDSETADDRVDKLVCRDHFEKQQKPLDFENNGPIWFPPPPDDEDAEAQNNFFTYDDEDDEIGETGATFSSGSLSSIFPAKEKQQSDPLQAVVQGHFRALVLQLLQGENIHSGKESTADDWIDIVTSLAWQAANYVKPDTSKGGSMDPVDYVKVKCIASGSRSESTLVKGVVCTKNIKHKRMTSQYKNARLLVLGGALEYQRAANQLASFDTLLQQEREHLKVIVSRIEAHHPNVLLVEKSVSSYAQDLLLAKEISLVLNVKGPLLERIARCTGALITPSVDNIATTRLGHCELFHLEKVSEEHEHANQSNKKPAKTLMFFNGCPRRLGCTVLLRGSCREELKKLKKVVQYAVFAAYHLSLETSFLADEGASLPKVSPAPSIADFENLPLFLEQDTGPVGSVEIEEQTNEGSLETSGQEESQPRELGELTKLERSDETEASNEFYSAADSRQSILVSFSSRCVLNGTVCVRSRLLRIKFYGSFDKPLGRYLQDDLFGQISSCQSCKEPAEAHVICYTHQQANLTINVRRLSSVNSLPGERDKKIWMWHRCLKCAQIEGVPPATRRVIMSDAAWGLSFGKFLELSFSNHATANRVASCGHSLQRDCLRYYGCGSMVAFFRYSPIDILSVRLPPLTLEFSGYTEQEWLKKEAAELLCKAKALYAEISSAFRRIEEKSSSLECELSDTTQLHDCIIELKDLLMKEKDDYHDFLQPDDEETFDRGQAAMDILELNRLRHSLVIASHVWDRRLLSVKSFLQKSSGSEDCGSCNELIDWRRDMFLNNDTLEHVYEESVPEFSDLDEYPEKALQSEQEGTRVSRESSMLTSSESESMQEIQMEGENAVIARTSLERAPSAASVLSDQIDFAWSGTDRSPKKAQLLLMLQGDGSEAAPFRQPSQLDLPPFRRITTPARVHSFDSAMRLQDRIKKGLPPSSLHLSSIRSFHASGDYRNMIRDPVSSVQRTYSQMSPSEAHKFNLLMGSSPSFISYASLIPDGARLMVPQNSHRDVVLAVYDSEPTSIISYALCSKVYNDWVEPGWNTSDINKEAGVGPTLSAWQSFGSLDMDYMHYGSCGSEDASSTITSLFTDSKSSPHLRISFDDESSSSGGKVKFSVTCYFAKQFDALRRKCCPDELDFVRSLSRCKRWSAQGGKSNVYFAKSLDERFIIKQVQKTELDSFEEFAPEYFKYLTDSINSRSPTCLAKILGIFQVSVKHLKGGRETKMDLIVMENLFFERKISRVYDLKGSLRSRYNADTTGANKVLLDMNLLETLHTKPIFLGSKAKRSLERAVWNDTSFLASVDVMDYSLLVGVDEERKELVLGIIDFMRQYTWDKHLETWVKASGILGQKNASPTIVSPKQYKKRFRKAMTTYFLTVPDQWSS, from the exons ATGGGAGTACCTGATAGTTCAGTACTGGATTTGATAGAGAAAGTTAGGACTTGGATATCGTGGGGTAAAAGTGATCGAACCGATATGGATGTTAACAGTTGCAAAAACTGTTATGAATGCAAGATGAAGTTTACTGATTCTTGCCTCAAGTTCCATTGCCTAAGTTGCAATCGAGTATTCTGCAGGGATTGTGGTGTGCACATTTTTGGATCTTCGGATGTTTTTGATATCAAGAGTTGCAAATTTTGTTCTGACCAAAGCAATTGTAATAAAAGTTCAAGGAAGTTTTGTGACAAAATTTATCCTTCTGAATCTCCGAGGGAAAGTCCAGAACCGCCGTCACCAAATTTCAGTAGTGACTTATTTGATGGTGATTCTACCCATGATGCTAGTAAGGGTAGTTTTACAGCCTTTTCAAGTCATCCATCTCTGGTGTCTCTGCGTCACTCGCCAACCAG GAGTGATGATGATGGAGGAGGGGACTGCACGAATCAACCTTATAGCCCATCAACTGATTATTGTCATGATACTTCTGATATAGAATCAAGTAGTGTTAGTACTAGACATAAATTTTACCATCTTGGATCATTTGGATCTAGTCCTTCAAACAGCCCCTCTAGGATTTGTTTTACTTCCAATAGAGTTGGGCATTCTGTACAGGACCAACAAGAGACTCCAAGGTCTCAGAATGATGAGGATTCAGAGACTGCTGATGACCGTGTTGACAAATTGGTTTGCCGAGACCATTTTGAGAAGCAGCAAAAGCCATTGGATTTTGAAAACAACGGTCCTATATGGTTTCCTCCTCCACCTGATGATGAAGATGCCGAGGCACAAAATAATTTCTTCACATATGATGACGAGGATGATGAAATTGGAGAGACAGGCGCAACGTTCTCAAGTGGGAGCCTTTCCAGCATTTTCCCTGCAAAGGAGAAACAACAATCAGATCCATTACAAGCTGTTGTACAGGGTCATTTCAGGGCTCTTGTCTTGCAGCTATTGCAAGGTGAAAATATACATTCCGGGAAAGAAAGCACTGCTGATGACTGGATTGACATAGTCACATCACTAGCATGGCAAGCTGCGAATTATGTGAAGCCTGATACTAGTAAAGGAGGAAGCATGGATCCAGTTGATTATGTGAAGGTTAAGTGCATAGCTTCAGGAAGCCGAAGTGAAAG CACCCTCGTTAAAGGAGTAGTTTGTACTAAGAATATCAAACACAAGCGAATGACTTCACAGTACAAAAATGCCCGATTGCTCGTCTTAGGAGGAGCACTTGAGTACCAAAGAGCTGCCAATCAGTTGGCATCTTTTGACACCTTATTGCAACAG GAAAGGGAGCACCTGAAGGTGATCGTTTCAAGAATAGAGGCCCATCATCCTAATGTGCTACTTGTGGAGAAAAGTGTGTCTTCATATGCTCAGGATCTTCTATTGGCAAAAGAGATCTCGTTGGTGTTAAATGTTAAGGGCCCACTGCTAGAGCGAATAGCCAGGTGTACTGGTGCTCTTATAACCCCATCCGTTGATAACATAGCCACAACAAGATTGGGACATTGTGAACTTTTTCACTTAGAAAAGGTCTCTGAAGAGCATGAACATGCCAACCAATCGAACAAGAAGCCAGCAAAAACTCTAATGTTTTTTAATGGTTGTCCCAGGCGCTTAGGTTGCACG GTCTTGCTGAGGGGCTCATGTCGTGAAGAGCTGAAGAAGCTGAAGAAGGTTGTTCAGTACGCTGTATTTGCTGCATATCATCTGTCTCTTGAGACATCGTTCCTTGCTGATGAGGGTGCTAGTCTACCTAAAGTGTCCCCAGCACCATCAATTGCAGATTTTGAAAATCTACCACTTTTTCTGGAACAAGATACAGGACCTGTTGGTTCTGTTGAAATTGAAGAACAAACTAATGAAGGATCGCTAGAAACTTCAGGTCAAGAAGAGAGTCAACCGAGAGAACTAGGAGAGCTGACAAAGCTTGAAAGGTCAGATGAAACCGAAGCCTCCAATGAATTTTATTCAGCTGCTGACAGTCGTCAGAGCATATTGGTGTCCTTCTCTAGTCGATGTGTTCTGAATGGAACAGTGTGTGTACGTTCTCGGCTCCTTCGCATCAAGTTTTATGGTTCTTTCGATAAGCCACTTGGGCGATATCTTCAGGATGATCTTTTTGGTCAG ATATCTTCCTGTCAATCGTGCAAGGAGCCAGCTGAGGCTCATGTCATCTGTTATACACACCAGCAGGCGAATCTTACCATAAACGTTAGACGTCTTTCCTCGGTGAATTCGCTTCCTGGCGAACGGGACAAAAAGATTTGGATGTGGCATCGATGCCTTAAGTGTGCACAAATAGAGGGAGTTCCACCAGCTACTCGCAGAGTAATAATGTCAGATGCCGCTTGGGGACTCTCGTTCGGGAAGTTCTTGGAACTCAGTTTTTCAAATCATGCAACAGCTAACCGTGTTGCTAGCTGTGGTCATTCTCTCCAAAGAGACTGCCTCCGATATTATGG GTGTGGAAGTATGGTAGCGTTCTTCCGCTATTCTCCTATTGATATTCTGTCAGTTCGTCTGCCCCCATTAACTCTCGAGTTTAGTGGCTACACAGAACAGGAGTGGTTAAAAAAAGAAGCTGCCGAG TTACTGTGTAAAGCCAAAGCCTTGTACGCAGAGATATCAAGTGCCTTTCGCAGGATTGAAGAGAAAAGTTCCTCTTTAGAATGTGAACTATCCGATACAACTCAATTGCATGACTGCATCATTGAGTTAAAGGACCTGCTTATGAAGGAAAAGGATGATTACCAT GACTTTCTTCAACCGGATGATGAAGAAACTTTCGACCGAGGGCAGGCAGCAATGGACATTCTTGAGCTAAATCGCTTGAGGCATTCCCTCGTGATTGCTTCGCATGTTTGGGATCGTCGGCTTTTGTCAGTGAAGTCCTTCCTCCAAAAGAGTTCCGGTTCAGAAGATTGTGGATCTTGTAATGAGCTGATAGATTGGAGAAGGGACATGTTTCTAAATAACGACACTCTTGAACATGTTTATGAAGAGTCTGTGCCTGAGTTCTCCGACTTAGATGAATATCCCGAGAAAGCTTTGCAGTCTGAACAGGAGGGAACTCGCGTATCCCGAGAAAGCTCCATGTTAACCTCATCTGAGAGTGAGAGCATGCAGGAAATTCAGATGGAAGGAGAGAATGCAGTTATTGCTAGAACATCCTTGGAGCGAGCTCCTTCAGCTGCATCGGTCCTTTCTGATCAGATAGATTTTGCTTGGTCCGGCACTGACCGATCCCCCAAAAAAGCTCAGTTACTTCTTATGCTACAAGGAGATGGATCTGAAGCTGCTCCTTTCag ACAACCAAGTCAACTTGATTTGCCTCCTTTTAGAAGAATAACGACACCTGCAAGAGTTCACTCGTTCGACTCTGCTATGAGACTTCAAGACAGAATCAAGAAAGGGTTGCCGCCTTCTTCGTTGCATTTATCATCAATTAGGTCTTTTCATGCTTCTGGAGACTACAGGAATATGATCAGAGACCCTGTTTCCAGTGTTCAGAGAACTTATTCTCAGATGTCACCTAGTGAGGCTCATAAGTTTAATCTACTAATGGGTTCTTCGCCCTCGTTTATTTCTTATGCATCTCTTATACCCGACGGAGCTCGGTTGATGGTGCCACAAAATAGTCACAGAGATGTTGTCCTAGCTGTTTATGACAGTGAACCTACTAGCATTATATCTTATGCACTTTGTTCAAAAGTGTATAATGACTGGGTGGAGCCGGGTTGGAACACAAGTGACATCAACAAGGAGGCTGGAGTGGGTCCTACCCTTTCGGCATGGCAATCTTTTGGCTCTCTAGACATGGATTATATGCATTACGGGAGCTGTGGTTCAGAAGATGCTTCGAGTACAATTACGTCCCTTTTTACAGATTCAAAAAGTTCTCCTCACCTAAGGATCTCTTTTGATGACGAATCTTCGAGTAGTGGGGGAAAGGTGAAATTTTCAGTAACTTGTTACTTTGCAAAGCAGTTTGATGCTCTTAGGAGGAAGTGTTGTCCTGATGAACTGGATTTTGTACGTTCCTTAAGCCGTTGTAAAAGATGGAGTGCTCAAGGGGGAAAGAGCAATGTCTACTTTGCCAAGTCGTTGGATGAAAGATTCATAATAAAACAAGTTCAGAAAACTGAGTTGGACTCTTTCGAAGAATTTGCACCGGAGTACTTCAAATATTTAACCGATTCTATTAACTCACGGAGTCCGACTTGCCTTGCAAAAATTCTTGGAATATTCCAG GTTTCGGTCAAACACTTGAAAGGAGGCAGGGAAACAAAAATGGATTTAATCGTGATGGAGAATcttttttttgaaagaaagatCTCCAGGGTCTATGATCTCAAGGGTTCTCTACGATCCCGCTACAATGCAGATACAACTGGGGCAAACAAAGTGTTGCTGGATATGAATCTTTTAGAAACATTGCATACCAAACCCATATTTCTTGGAAGCAAAGCAAAAAGAAGCCTCGAGCGAGCTGTTTGGAATGATACATCCTTTTTAGCA TCTGTTGATGTGATGGACTACTCTTTGCTGGTCGGGGTGGATGAAGAGCGAAAAGAGCTAGTTTTGGGGATCATCGACTTCATGAGGCAGTATACTTGGGACAAACACTTAGAGACATGGGTAAAGGCATCAGGTATACTTGGACAAAAGAACGCTTCACCAACTATTGTTTCTCCGAAACAATACAAGAAAAGATTCAGAAAAGCGATGACGACCTATTTTCTCACGGTACCGGATCAGTGGTCATCTTGA